From one Clostridium cylindrosporum DSM 605 genomic stretch:
- a CDS encoding DUF1540 domain-containing protein, translating to MNHDHNHNPSIGCIVSECQFHCKTDDYCTLDKIQVVKHEHEASTTECTDCGSFKRGLK from the coding sequence ATGAATCATGATCATAACCACAACCCAAGCATAGGATGCATTGTATCTGAATGTCAGTTTCACTGTAAAACTGATGACTACTGTACTCTAGATAAGATACAAGTAGTAAAGCACGAACATGAAGCAAGTACTACTGAGTGTACAGATTGCGGAAGCTTTAAAAGAGGTCTAAAATAG
- a CDS encoding WG repeat-containing protein, giving the protein MSSRKGREKRQRKKQKSKDIDKIRIESIKLYPALRNEKDGAIYGYIDSKGNFVIKPKYQIAYDFNGSGIGIVQENKLMGGINTKGEYVIKPIYDSINPYKEGRAIYVLNGTMGVIDEVGNIITKKSYSFISDYTGGRAIIGVSNQDGSYTYGYIDREGNEIIPPKLLEANEFNDDVALVKVKDDVYGLINKEGKLLNTYNYGYVSQYGDGVMVFANSFNGPFGYINREGKVVIKPIYKVATGFKDGVAIVSTEEVYNFKYGVINLEGKYVFTPIYSKIEHLGEGRLALGMPIGDDKNIGTSIYAIGDTTGKRLSDFKYLVVGEYEKGLSYGSDSNYTFFIDKNGNIDKSLPIVKGSGELRFVNDIIRANIDFSPYYLTRSGKVIYKPNDTIVLSPKYSATRLKYKPNINYLIYYPEVKGVTDKKTEKDINLRLKEMSYFKPYTEENTKSPETINPDDVLNYNYYGDFSVEFFKKNLLVLNLIGYYYPFGAAHGMPSKKTPSIDLVTGKFYSLGDLFMGGVYWVGELNKIIENMIKTDPQYNDLFDNAFKGITLDQSFYIDENNLYIYFPPYELAPYAAGFVTFKIPFVDIQGMINKEGSFYKSFNI; this is encoded by the coding sequence ATGAGTTCAAGAAAAGGTAGAGAAAAAAGGCAAAGGAAAAAACAAAAGAGTAAGGATATTGATAAAATCAGAATAGAATCAATTAAACTATATCCAGCACTAAGGAATGAGAAAGATGGAGCTATCTATGGATATATTGATTCTAAAGGGAATTTTGTTATAAAGCCTAAATACCAAATTGCCTATGACTTTAATGGGTCAGGTATAGGAATAGTTCAGGAAAATAAACTAATGGGTGGTATAAATACAAAGGGAGAGTATGTTATAAAACCTATTTATGATAGTATCAATCCATATAAAGAAGGACGCGCAATATATGTATTAAATGGCACTATGGGGGTTATAGATGAAGTAGGAAATATAATCACCAAGAAATCCTATAGCTTTATTAGCGATTATACTGGGGGAAGGGCTATTATAGGTGTTAGTAATCAAGATGGTTCTTATACCTATGGATACATTGATAGAGAAGGGAATGAGATAATTCCTCCAAAACTACTTGAGGCAAATGAATTTAATGATGATGTGGCTCTAGTTAAGGTGAAAGATGATGTTTATGGATTGATTAATAAAGAGGGAAAGCTTTTAAATACTTATAATTATGGGTATGTAAGTCAATATGGGGACGGGGTAATGGTTTTTGCTAATTCCTTTAATGGTCCATTTGGATATATAAATAGAGAAGGTAAGGTAGTTATTAAACCTATATACAAAGTAGCTACTGGTTTTAAAGATGGTGTTGCTATAGTAAGTACAGAAGAAGTTTACAACTTTAAATATGGTGTGATAAATCTAGAAGGCAAATATGTATTTACACCTATTTATAGTAAAATAGAACACTTAGGGGAAGGTAGATTAGCGCTTGGGATGCCTATTGGTGATGATAAAAATATAGGTACAAGTATATACGCTATTGGAGATACTACTGGTAAAAGGTTAAGTGATTTTAAATATCTAGTGGTAGGTGAATATGAGAAGGGGCTTTCATACGGGTCAGACAGTAATTATACATTTTTTATAGACAAGAATGGAAATATAGATAAGAGCCTTCCTATAGTAAAGGGAAGTGGTGAATTAAGATTTGTTAATGATATTATAAGAGCTAACATAGACTTTTCTCCATACTATCTAACTAGGTCAGGTAAGGTAATTTATAAACCAAATGATACTATAGTTCTTAGTCCTAAGTACTCAGCTACAAGGCTTAAATATAAGCCTAACATTAATTACTTAATATACTATCCAGAAGTTAAGGGAGTAACAGACAAGAAGACTGAAAAAGATATAAATCTTAGATTAAAGGAAATGTCTTATTTTAAACCCTATACTGAAGAAAATACAAAATCTCCAGAAACTATTAATCCAGATGATGTGTTAAATTATAATTATTATGGTGATTTTTCAGTTGAGTTCTTTAAGAAAAACTTGTTAGTTCTTAATTTAATAGGATATTACTATCCATTTGGTGCTGCACATGGAATGCCAAGTAAGAAAACACCTAGTATAGACCTAGTAACAGGCAAGTTTTATAGCCTAGGGGACTTATTTATGGGGGGAGTATATTGGGTAGGTGAACTAAATAAAATCATTGAGAATATGATAAAAACTGACCCACAATATAATGATCTGTTTGATAATGCTTTTAAAGGGATAACCCTTGATCAAAGTTTTTATATTGATGAAAATAATCTCTATATATATTTTCCACCATATGAATTAGCTCCATATGCAGCGGGATTTGTTACATTTAAAATACCATTTGTAGATATTCAAGGTATGATAAATAAAGAAGGAAGCTTTTACAAATCATTTAATATATAA
- a CDS encoding zinc-dependent alcohol dehydrogenase produces the protein MKAVTYQGKRNVEVKDVEAPKIHKSDDIIIKVTSTAICGSDLHLIHNMIPNLPHNYIIGHEPMGIVEEVGPEVTRLKKGDRVIVPFNVSCGECFFCKHDLTSQCDNSNPHGEVGGFFGYSDTFGGYPGGQAEYMRVPYGNFTPFKIPENCEVEDEKLLLMSDAMATAYWSVDNAGVKKGDTVVVLGCGPVGLLAQKFAWLFGAKRVIAVDYIGYRLEHAKKHNNVEIVNFEEYKETGEYIKEITKGGADVVIDCVGMDGKTNTIEKIASNLKLQGGAMSGITIATQAVRKCGTIQVTGVYGSLYNAFPFGDIFSRNINLRTGQAPVIPYMPTLYKLLSEGKVDPSDIITHKLNLDDAPHGYEIFDTKSDGCIKVILKP, from the coding sequence ATGAAGGCTGTAACTTATCAAGGAAAGAGAAATGTAGAAGTTAAAGATGTTGAAGCACCAAAGATTCATAAATCTGATGATATTATAATCAAAGTAACAAGTACCGCTATATGTGGATCAGACTTACATCTAATTCATAACATGATACCTAATCTTCCTCATAATTATATTATAGGACATGAACCTATGGGGATTGTAGAGGAAGTAGGTCCTGAGGTAACAAGGCTTAAAAAAGGTGATAGGGTTATAGTTCCCTTCAATGTAAGTTGTGGGGAATGCTTTTTTTGTAAGCATGATTTAACATCTCAATGTGATAACTCTAATCCACATGGTGAGGTTGGTGGATTCTTTGGGTATTCTGACACATTTGGTGGGTATCCTGGAGGTCAGGCTGAATATATGAGAGTACCATATGGTAACTTTACTCCTTTTAAAATTCCAGAAAACTGTGAAGTAGAGGATGAGAAGCTATTACTTATGTCAGATGCTATGGCTACTGCTTATTGGAGCGTAGATAATGCAGGGGTTAAAAAAGGTGATACGGTTGTTGTACTAGGCTGTGGACCAGTAGGACTTTTAGCACAAAAGTTTGCATGGCTTTTTGGAGCTAAAAGGGTTATAGCTGTAGATTACATAGGTTATCGTTTAGAACATGCTAAAAAGCATAATAATGTAGAGATTGTTAACTTTGAAGAATATAAAGAAACAGGAGAATACATAAAGGAGATAACAAAGGGTGGCGCAGATGTTGTTATTGATTGTGTAGGTATGGACGGAAAGACTAATACAATTGAGAAAATAGCATCAAACCTAAAACTTCAAGGGGGAGCTATGAGTGGAATAACTATAGCAACTCAGGCGGTGAGAAAATGTGGAACCATTCAAGTAACAGGGGTTTATGGCAGTTTATATAACGCATTTCCATTTGGAGATATATTTAGCCGTAATATAAATCTAAGAACAGGTCAGGCGCCTGTAATTCCTTATATGCCAACCCTTTATAAACTTCTTTCTGAAGGAAAGGTTGATCCAAGTGATATTATTACTCACAAGCTAAATCTTGATGATGCCCCACATGGATACGAAATTTTTGATACGAAAAGCGATGGATGTATTAAAGTAATTCTTAAACCATAA
- a CDS encoding carbohydrate ABC transporter permease: MKNIKKSTISKVIKSIMVIIIIAFMIAPFFIMLSTSFKSFEQVTKWPPSFIPKVLDFSNYFAVWGKDGNIKKAFINSIIVSTSTMILCTALGSLAAYIVSRFNFFGKKAFLFLIIITQMFSAVILIGPMYVIIRQLGLLNTYIALIIPNTAFALPMTVWLLYGYMEGIPKSLEEAAMIDGCTRLQAIRKVLMPLLAPGIITAGLFAFIVSWNDLLFAQTFITKPELRTLSVALTTYKSVFETFWHKMMAASVISVIPVFAIFIFIQKYLVKGLTSGGVKE; encoded by the coding sequence ATGAAAAATATAAAAAAATCAACTATATCTAAAGTTATAAAAAGTATAATGGTCATTATAATTATTGCTTTTATGATAGCTCCATTTTTTATAATGTTATCAACTTCATTTAAATCATTTGAGCAGGTTACAAAATGGCCTCCAAGCTTTATACCAAAGGTATTAGATTTTTCTAATTATTTTGCTGTTTGGGGAAAGGATGGAAATATAAAAAAAGCATTTATAAATAGTATTATAGTTTCAACAAGTACTATGATATTATGCACAGCTTTAGGTTCACTTGCTGCATATATTGTATCAAGATTTAATTTCTTTGGAAAAAAGGCATTTTTATTTTTAATAATAATAACTCAAATGTTTTCAGCTGTTATTTTAATTGGACCAATGTATGTAATAATTAGGCAACTTGGTCTTTTAAATACTTACATAGCTCTAATTATACCTAATACTGCATTTGCTCTTCCAATGACTGTGTGGCTTTTGTATGGTTATATGGAGGGAATACCTAAAAGCCTAGAGGAAGCAGCTATGATAGATGGCTGTACGAGACTTCAAGCTATAAGAAAGGTACTTATGCCACTACTTGCTCCAGGAATAATAACAGCAGGACTTTTTGCCTTTATAGTTTCTTGGAATGATTTATTATTTGCCCAGACCTTTATAACAAAGCCAGAACTTAGAACTTTATCTGTTGCCTTAACTACATATAAATCAGTATTCGAAACATTTTGGCATAAGATGATGGCTGCATCTGTAATCTCTGTTATACCTGTATTTGCTATTTTTATATTTATACAAAAGTATCTTGTAAAGGGTCTTACATCAGGAGGAGTAAAGGAATAA
- a CDS encoding carbohydrate ABC transporter permease produces the protein MVNINKQKLTPYALIAPVLIFMIVTYGYPLILTFKYSFQQVSLIGSNNTFVGLENYKNVLLDSKLYGTLILTFKWTILTVFLKMCIGFIMAMFLNGKIYLKKTLTFLMLIPWAIPQVVVGILWSWILNGDYGYLNYYLQEIGIANKVIPWLSEPTLAFISTSFVDAWIGIPFITMMFLSGLGSIDDSLYEAAKVDGANSIQRFIYITLPGMKKVILIALTLTTIWTFNTFNVIYVLTSGGPMGATETMMIKIYNENFGKYNLGVGATLSVIVFVILTILSMFYWKQISRDE, from the coding sequence ATGGTTAATATTAATAAACAAAAGCTAACACCCTATGCACTTATAGCCCCGGTACTTATATTTATGATTGTTACATATGGATACCCCCTTATTTTAACATTTAAATACTCATTTCAGCAGGTATCCTTAATAGGATCTAATAACACCTTCGTAGGACTTGAAAATTACAAAAATGTATTATTAGATTCAAAGCTTTACGGAACATTAATCTTAACCTTTAAGTGGACTATTTTAACAGTGTTTTTAAAGATGTGTATAGGATTTATAATGGCAATGTTTTTAAATGGGAAAATATATCTAAAGAAGACACTTACATTTTTAATGTTAATACCATGGGCTATACCTCAGGTTGTAGTAGGAATATTATGGTCTTGGATATTAAATGGTGATTACGGTTATTTGAATTACTATTTGCAAGAAATAGGTATAGCAAATAAAGTTATACCTTGGCTGTCTGAGCCTACCCTAGCATTTATATCAACATCATTTGTAGATGCATGGATAGGGATACCCTTCATAACTATGATGTTTTTATCAGGGCTTGGTTCAATTGATGACTCATTATATGAAGCTGCAAAGGTAGATGGAGCAAATTCTATTCAAAGGTTTATATATATAACATTGCCAGGTATGAAAAAAGTAATTTTAATAGCATTAACATTAACGACTATTTGGACATTTAATACCTTTAATGTTATTTATGTTTTAACAAGTGGTGGTCCTATGGGTGCAACTGAGACTATGATGATAAAGATATATAATGAAAACTTTGGGAAGTACAATCTTGGGGTAGGTGCAACACTATCTGTTATAGTTTTTGTTATTTTAACAATACTAAGTATGTTTTATTGGAAACAAATAAGTAGGGATGAATAA
- a CDS encoding sugar ABC transporter substrate-binding protein: protein MKRKHKGFRMLSFLVIATLVTGLLASCSSTNKKEEKQQATNEKKTIKIFIPGYEDELFKGLYDSGINGFKKENPNVDVQVVPAGWEEANSKLISLIQANESPDVIITGSRSLRQFAELGAIEKLDNYITEDFKKERVENVLKTANIKGVQYGIPLAFSSRALYYRTDLIKTPPKTWDELYSTAEKVKKEKSDMYGFAVPTDMASGTDEIFNFIYQNGGSATDKDGNIKLATTENIKTLEFLKKFNDAKLIPDPVATKRSDQAQMFQNGKLAMFISGPWEKKKVEAGKEKAPYGVAVLPAGASKAETLVTDSFSISSASKNKDIAWKLINYMGKFEYQNAYDEAIGFFPILKAEEKEERYNNEFLKPFKEMIQYGIGEPQVPVWDTFNKEFVTAVQKVMTGKTGAKEALESAEKELTTK from the coding sequence ATGAAAAGAAAACATAAAGGTTTTCGTATGTTGTCTTTTTTAGTTATTGCTACACTAGTTACAGGTTTACTAGCTTCTTGTAGTAGCACTAATAAAAAAGAGGAAAAACAACAGGCGACAAATGAAAAAAAGACTATAAAAATATTCATACCTGGTTATGAAGATGAACTATTTAAGGGATTATATGATTCAGGTATTAATGGCTTCAAAAAGGAAAATCCAAATGTAGATGTACAAGTTGTACCAGCAGGTTGGGAGGAAGCTAATAGCAAGTTAATATCACTAATACAAGCAAATGAATCACCAGATGTTATTATTACAGGTTCAAGATCACTTAGACAATTTGCTGAACTTGGTGCAATAGAAAAATTAGATAATTACATAACAGAGGACTTTAAAAAAGAACGTGTTGAAAATGTTTTAAAAACAGCAAATATTAAGGGAGTTCAATATGGAATTCCATTAGCATTTTCATCAAGGGCATTATACTATAGAACAGATCTAATAAAAACACCACCTAAAACATGGGATGAATTATATTCTACTGCTGAAAAGGTTAAGAAGGAGAAGTCAGATATGTATGGCTTTGCAGTACCTACAGATATGGCATCAGGTACAGATGAGATATTTAACTTCATTTATCAAAACGGTGGATCTGCAACAGATAAAGATGGAAACATTAAGTTAGCTACAACTGAAAATATAAAAACATTAGAGTTTTTAAAGAAGTTTAATGATGCTAAGTTAATACCAGACCCAGTTGCAACAAAAAGATCAGATCAAGCTCAAATGTTCCAAAATGGTAAGCTTGCAATGTTTATCTCAGGACCATGGGAGAAAAAGAAGGTAGAGGCAGGTAAAGAAAAAGCTCCTTATGGGGTAGCAGTATTGCCAGCTGGAGCAAGCAAAGCAGAAACTTTAGTAACGGACTCTTTCTCAATATCATCAGCTAGCAAGAACAAAGATATTGCTTGGAAGCTTATAAATTACATGGGTAAGTTTGAATATCAAAATGCTTATGACGAAGCAATAGGATTCTTCCCAATACTTAAGGCGGAAGAAAAGGAAGAAAGATATAATAATGAATTCTTAAAACCATTTAAAGAAATGATTCAATATGGAATAGGGGAACCACAAGTTCCAGTTTGGGATACATTTAATAAGGAATTTGTAACAGCTGTTCAAAAGGTTATGACTGGAAAAACAGGAGCTAAAGAAGCCTTAGAAAGTGCTGAAAAAGAATTAACTACAAAGTAA
- a CDS encoding DUF438 domain-containing protein, with protein sequence MKREIEYITIDGRGEHESFRDCITKAIQDLKPNQGIHIIKDFEPFPMYKMMEEKGFDKRVEKVSDEEFHVYFTPKPELETMKISEYLNLDDKKIKGIIAIKVDYLRGNISLEEAKNELRVSFDKVTAQEFALCEQYLEQYGISDDVLAERMDEILEIFDGVLVGERLEFPPGHPIKTYLNEVKAIRKVLSEMKGMQDKKFIKNQWAEVYDKLGEINIHFARKQNQLFAALENKGFDKPSKVMWTLDNDIKDIIKKAKIHLENDEDIEFLKLQDEVIEMVEDMMVKEEEILFPTSIDILSHEDFVKMRQGDDEIGYCLIDTPPEFGEAKKEKENASNNELLKDLASVLQKHGVLNTSPNNEVLDVAQGKLTLEQINLIFKHLQVDLSFVDEDEIVKFYSDTKHRVFPRSPGVIGRMVQNCHPRESVDTVEEIIKAFKSGEQDMAEFWLEINGRFIYIIYNAVRDDNGNFRGVLEMMQDVTHIRSLTGSQRLLSWNTKK encoded by the coding sequence ATGAAAAGAGAAATTGAATACATAACTATAGATGGACGTGGAGAACATGAGTCTTTTCGAGATTGCATTACTAAAGCAATTCAAGACTTAAAGCCTAATCAAGGAATACATATAATTAAGGATTTTGAGCCCTTTCCTATGTACAAAATGATGGAAGAAAAGGGTTTTGATAAAAGGGTAGAAAAAGTAAGTGATGAAGAGTTCCATGTATACTTTACACCTAAGCCTGAATTAGAGACCATGAAGATAAGCGAATACTTAAACCTTGATGATAAGAAAATTAAGGGAATTATCGCTATTAAAGTTGATTATTTAAGAGGTAACATCTCATTAGAAGAAGCAAAAAATGAGCTGAGAGTATCATTTGATAAGGTGACAGCACAAGAATTTGCCCTTTGTGAACAATATCTTGAACAGTATGGTATTTCAGATGATGTATTAGCTGAAAGAATGGATGAAATCCTAGAAATCTTTGATGGAGTACTAGTAGGTGAAAGATTAGAATTTCCACCTGGACATCCAATTAAAACCTACTTAAATGAAGTAAAGGCTATAAGAAAAGTTCTTAGTGAAATGAAGGGAATGCAAGATAAAAAATTTATAAAAAATCAATGGGCAGAGGTTTATGATAAATTAGGTGAAATCAATATTCATTTTGCAAGAAAACAAAATCAGTTATTTGCAGCGCTAGAAAATAAGGGCTTTGATAAACCTTCAAAGGTAATGTGGACACTTGACAACGATATTAAAGACATAATTAAAAAGGCGAAGATACACTTAGAAAATGATGAGGATATTGAATTTTTAAAGCTTCAAGATGAAGTAATAGAAATGGTTGAGGATATGATGGTAAAGGAAGAAGAAATCCTATTTCCAACTTCAATAGACATTCTTTCCCATGAGGACTTTGTAAAAATGAGGCAAGGAGATGATGAAATTGGTTATTGTCTAATTGATACTCCGCCTGAGTTTGGAGAAGCAAAGAAGGAGAAAGAGAATGCCTCAAACAATGAATTATTAAAGGATTTAGCTAGTGTACTTCAAAAACACGGTGTGCTTAACACTTCACCGAATAATGAAGTACTAGATGTTGCTCAAGGAAAGTTAACACTTGAACAGATTAATCTTATCTTCAAACATCTTCAGGTAGATTTATCCTTTGTAGATGAAGATGAAATTGTCAAATTCTATAGTGATACCAAGCATAGAGTATTCCCAAGAAGTCCAGGAGTTATTGGGAGAATGGTTCAAAACTGCCACCCAAGAGAAAGTGTAGATACTGTTGAGGAGATTATTAAAGCCTTTAAGTCTGGAGAGCAGGACATGGCTGAATTTTGGCTTGAGATTAATGGAAGGTTTATATACATAATTTATAATGCAGTAAGAGATGATAATGGAAACTTTAGAGGGGTACTTGAAATGATGCAGGATGTAACTCACATTAGAAGTTTAACAGGAAGTCAAAGACTATTATCATGGAATACAAAAAAGTAA
- a CDS encoding NAD(P)/FAD-dependent oxidoreductase, with the protein MRYVVIGASASGINGAKTLREIDKNAEIILISKDEYVYSRCILHHYISGHRDVEDLNFSDKNYFEKYNIKCIKCVEVVRLYAKKHEIHLSDGRMINYDKVLISSGASAFIPPIENLREANNVIGLRNLDDAVRIKEIASNVENVVVIGAGLVGIDAISGLMDSGVKITLAEANDRILGIQLDEYAASKYQELFKEKGVDLKLSIKVEKLIVDENNNPKQLLISTGEKIPCELVVVATGVRANIAFLEGSGVEVDKFGLIIDERGETNIKDIYGAGDVTGRNPIWPTAVKEGIIAASNMAGINTVMTDFFGSKNTMNFFGLPTMSVGMINAPDESYKEEIQIEGNNYKKIIHKDGKIYGAIIQGDLSYTGILTQLIKEEIDISKVKKPLFKIDYSDFFNIKENLEYTY; encoded by the coding sequence ATGAGATATGTTGTAATAGGGGCATCAGCATCAGGAATAAATGGAGCAAAAACTCTTAGGGAAATTGATAAAAATGCAGAAATAATACTAATTTCAAAGGATGAATATGTCTATTCAAGATGTATACTACATCATTATATTAGTGGGCATAGAGATGTAGAGGATTTAAACTTTTCCGATAAAAATTACTTTGAAAAATACAATATAAAGTGTATAAAGTGTGTAGAAGTAGTAAGATTATATGCTAAAAAGCATGAAATTCATCTTTCAGATGGAAGAATGATAAATTACGATAAAGTACTTATTTCAAGTGGTGCTTCAGCCTTTATACCACCAATCGAAAACCTAAGAGAAGCTAATAATGTTATAGGACTTAGAAACCTAGATGATGCAGTAAGAATAAAGGAAATAGCAAGCAATGTAGAAAATGTAGTGGTAATTGGTGCAGGGCTTGTAGGAATTGATGCAATCTCAGGACTTATGGATAGTGGTGTTAAAATTACCCTAGCTGAAGCAAATGATAGAATTTTAGGTATTCAACTTGATGAGTATGCAGCTTCAAAATACCAAGAACTATTTAAAGAAAAAGGGGTAGACTTAAAACTTAGCATTAAAGTTGAAAAGCTTATTGTTGATGAAAATAATAATCCAAAGCAGCTTCTTATAAGTACAGGAGAGAAGATTCCCTGTGAACTTGTAGTTGTAGCTACTGGAGTTAGGGCAAATATAGCCTTTTTAGAGGGAAGTGGAGTAGAAGTTGATAAGTTTGGCCTTATTATAGATGAGAGGGGAGAAACAAATATAAAAGACATTTATGGCGCAGGTGATGTAACAGGAAGAAATCCTATTTGGCCAACTGCTGTAAAGGAAGGAATTATAGCTGCTAGCAACATGGCTGGGATTAACACTGTTATGACTGACTTCTTTGGAAGTAAAAACACCATGAACTTTTTTGGACTTCCTACAATGTCTGTTGGAATGATTAATGCACCTGATGAAAGCTATAAAGAAGAAATACAAATAGAAGGAAATAACTATAAAAAGATAATACACAAAGATGGTAAAATCTATGGTGCTATAATTCAAGGAGACTTATCATATACAGGAATATTAACACAATTAATTAAGGAAGAAATAGATATTTCTAAGGTTAAAAAGCCATTATTTAAAATAGATTACTCAGATTTTTTCAATATAAAAGAAAACCTAGAATATACTTATTAA
- a CDS encoding 4Fe-4S dicluster domain-containing protein has product MKRINIDRSKCVGCLTCTVACTSSHGSSDSRSRVTITSDEKYAPIFCRHCDKPECVYTCMAGAMKKNPQTGIVEYDKSRCASCFMCIMSCPYGVLKADKESHKEIMKCDMCSSTKKGTPQCVARCPMGALTLEEVE; this is encoded by the coding sequence TTGAAAAGAATAAATATAGATAGAAGTAAATGTGTAGGATGCCTTACATGTACTGTTGCATGTACTTCTTCCCACGGTTCATCAGATAGTAGAAGTAGAGTTACCATAACCAGTGATGAAAAATATGCTCCGATATTTTGCAGACACTGTGATAAGCCTGAATGCGTATATACCTGTATGGCAGGTGCCATGAAAAAGAATCCACAAACAGGTATTGTGGAATATGATAAATCACGCTGTGCAAGCTGTTTTATGTGTATAATGTCTTGTCCCTATGGAGTATTAAAAGCTGATAAAGAAAGTCACAAGGAAATTATGAAATGTGATATGTGTAGCTCTACAAAAAAGGGTACTCCCCAATGTGTAGCTAGGTGTCCAATGGGAGCACTTACATTAGAAGAGGTGGAATAG